GTTGTTAAGTTCTCCTTTCAATATTAATCTTCAAAGTAATGAAGACCTTAAGTTAGGAGTCCGACAGCCAAAGGGAGTTCTTGTTAAACTTTTAACCGAAGAATATTTTACTGAAAATAGATCGCATTATGATTTTTCTTATCGAATTTATGGTGATTTGAAATCAAAAACTCTTTATCCACTGAATGATTCTGGTAAAGAGTTTTTCTTTATTTTCCCCAAAGAATTTCCTAAATCTTTGGGCTTTGATATGCCGGGAAAATCACATTATTTATGTTACTTAGGCTCTTTACTTTCTGTTTCTTTATTAAATCTTATAAATAAAAATCCTGAAATAAAAAATTTTTTGTTAGAATTTGAAACTAATTTTATAGATAGTTTTTCTTCATTAAAGCATGAATTTTTTGTTGGGTTTTTGCAAAAATCAATTTCAAATAAATTAAATAAAAACTTTTCTCAAGAAGAAAAAATCTCAATAAATGTGAGTGATATTAATTTTTCTCAAATGGATATTATAAGAAGTATATCGATTCATGATTCAATGTGTTACACACGTTCGTTTGTAAATATGCCGCCAAATATTTTAAATCCACAGTCATATGAAGAATTTCTTGAAATTATAATAGATAATGAAAAAAAATGTTTAGAAGAAAAAGCTGAAATTCATATGGAAGTACTTTCTTATGAAGCTTTAAAGGAACAAGGTTGTGGATTGATTTGTGCTGTGGGGCAAGGAAGTTTAGTTAAACCACGCTTGATTAAATTGACCTATCAACCAAAACATATTGTAAGAAAATTACCTAAAATATCTTTAATAGGAAAAGGAATTACGTTTGATAGTGGAGGCTATGATATCAAACCTTCCTCGGGCATGAGAATCATGAAGAAAGATATGGGTGGTTCAGCAGCAGCATTAGGAATCTATTTAGCCTGTGTGAAATTAGAATTACCTGTAAATTTAACTTGCTGGCTACCTCTAGCAGAAAATATGATATCCGGTAATGCAATGCGACCTGGTGATGTCTATCGGGCAAAAAATGGGTTACAAATTGAAATTGATAATACTGATGCCGAGGGACGTTTGGTATTAGCCGATGCGATGACCTTTGCTATTCAAGATAATCCTGACTGGTTGATAGACTTAGCAACTTTAACAGGAGCTGCAAGAGTTTCACTAGGAACCATGGTAGATTCCTTATTTGGTAATCATAAGTTCACAACTGATCTGCTTTATAGGACAGGGATAGAAACTGGCGATTGGGTATGGAACATCCCTTTACCAGCAGATTATGAAAGTTATTTAGATTCGAATATTTCTGATTTAGCTAATAGTGGAAGTTCTGGTTTTGCAGGATCCATTACAGCGGCTTTATTTTTACAAAAATTTGTAGGAAATACACAATGGAATCATATAGATACTTATATGTGGTGTGATAAACCAACATTTCTTTGGTCAGAGGGGTCTGGAGCAACAGCTAAGTGCGTCAGGTTAGTGACTAAGGCAATTGAAGAGTATATTTCTAATCTTTAAAAATGCTTTATAATTAAGCTATTGTGAACATTTTTAAGAAGAAGGAGACGGGATTATGCCTGAGCAGACCCCTGAAGCTATTGTTAATATGGTTAGCCTTCATCTTCGCGAATTAATCCATGATATTAATAATGCCCTTTTTGTCACTAAAGGCTTTTTAGAAGAATTGAATGAAGATACACAGAACAAAAGATATATGGATCCAAAGTTTGATCATGAAAACTTTCAGGACATGGTTTCAACTATCAATCGAAATATTGAAAAAATAGATACTAATTTAATAAAATTAAGAAAATTTGCTAAAGAAGATATTTTTGATAAAACAGGACTTCCAAAGCCTTCTTAAAAAATGGGTATCTAGACAAAATCTAGCCGCCGTGCTGTCCGGTGCTCGGCGGCTTGTCGTCCCTCTGAGGAGGGAAAGTGATAGGAAATTTTTGAATGGATAATGCTAAAGGCAAGAGTTCAAAAGGAAAGGATATTTTGTTTAAGGAAGGTCAAAAATAATACCCGAACGACATTACTTTTGGGTTACCCTTTTAGGTGTCCTAGCCTGATTTGTAGCATGCCTTATCTCTTACTGCAACACAAAAATAACATCTTTTTCCATTTTATCAGAATGAAATCATTTGATTTTCCAAAAATCACATAATTACAAACAATTACAGATTCGTTTCGTGATTTGTGTCAAAACAAAATATATTTAATGATATTAATAACTTTTGCTATCCATAACATTGCCTTATTTTGCATCTCGCATTCGTAATAGGCCATCTCTAGCGTTTTGTGCATCGATACTTTGCGGTGAAAGTGTAATAACTTCTTGATAAATTAAAGCAGCTTTAGATTTGCTATTTAATTTTTCATAGGTCTGTCCTTCAAGAAGTTTGGCATGCGTAAGTTCAGGAGAATTTGGAAACTTAATATAATATGTTCTTAATTCATTTAGTACATTATTATATTCCCCTAGACGCAGCCAAGCTTCACTAGACAGTAAATAAGAGTGACCTTTATCATCAAAATTAGGATAATTTTTTTTCAATTTATTGAGTTCTAAAATTGCTTCACCATATTGAGCTTGTCTTAGTTTAATTTCTGCTTCAGCTATCAATTGATTTGGACCAGTAGGATCTGTTAAGTTAGTTTCTTTCATTTGCATAGCAGATACGTTAGGTATTATCGGACTTTCTTTTTTTTCAGTGTACATATCTCTACCTTCGTTTAAATCAGGTAGCATACTTAGTCCATTATTTGCTGGTGACTGCTTTTCACCTGAACCTTGATCTTCAAATATTCCGGAGCGAATTCCCCGTTTAATAATTTCAATTTCTTTTTTATTTGTTGCTAATTGTTCTGTTAAACTACTAACATCATTTTTTAAAATAGATATAATTTTCTTTGAAACATTATTGTCTTGAGTCAAATCATTAATTAAGTAATTCAATTTTTTTACTTGATTTTCTAAGTCTACGATGCGGAATTCATGATTTTTTCCTGATGATTCTAAAACATCTAACTTTGAATTATTTGCCAGTCGATTTGCTTCTGTGCTATCTGAATTTTCTGATAATAATTTATCTTCATTATAATCATTCATTCTACTAATGCAAGAAATTGTTGATAAAGAAACAAAAACAAGAAATACAAGAAAGTTCTTAGCCATAAGGATTGTCCTAATAGTTTCAAAAATAAATTTTACTAATTAATAATAATAAAATTTGTCGACTATCAGGATGAATATTTTGCCTTAGATAATAATTTCTATCTAATTAATATTTTCTTACTAGTAATTGTTCTAATTGATAAAAGAGTAAATTTTTATAAGTTTCATTTTCGCTTGAGGCGGGAAAATTTGCGAAAACACTTTCTAATAAATGATAAGCTTTCTCTGTAAATTCAGAGGCCAAATTTTGTGCTTTTTCTAAACCTAATATTGATACAGAAGTTGTTTTGTTTTGAGCTTGGTCTTTTCCAGCTGTTTTTCCTAAACTTTGGCTTGAGCCTGTTGTATCTAAAATGTCATCTATAATTTGAAAAGCAATCCCTACAAATTCTCCAGCTTGTCTTAATTTACCTTTATTTAAAATAAAATGTTCATGAATTACATCAGTTTTTAGAACGTTTAAGCCGCAAATATATCCAAATACAAAAGCACAACCCAACAACTTACCTGTCTTGTTTTTATGAATTAATTCTATTTGTTCCCAAATAAGATCATGCTTACCGGTTAAACTGATATCTAACCACTGCCCCGTAATCATTCCATTTGCCCCTGAACAAAGACTTAACTCTTGAATAAGGCTTTTTAAATATTCTGTTAATTTACATTTTGTATGCGCAAGGTGGAAAAATGCATCTGTTAACAAAGCATCCCCAACAAGCAGGCCTTTGGCTTCACCATAAACTTTATGAGTGGTTGGTTTTCCTCTCCGTAGATCATCATTATCCATACAGGGGAGGTCATCGTGCACAAGTGAATAAGTATGAACCATTTCTAAGGCTAAAGCGGCATTTCTAGCATTTTGAATAGCCCTTTCTCCTCCAATACTTCCTGCGCAAAGTAGAGTGAGTAAAGGACGGATTCTTTTGCCGCCAGCTATTAAAGGATATTGAAAAGCCTCAGCGATTTCAGAAAATTCTTGTAGACATATCTTTTCTTGTGCAAAGGCTAGTTTTGATTCAAGAATATCATTTTCTATTATTTTTATAATATTTTCAATATGTTGTATAGAATCTGTCATTTGTCCACTTATCCTTTCAGATGCTGAAAACAACCTATAAAATCTTTTGCTGTACCATAAGCTGACAGAAACTGCTTGCAAAATTCTAATTTTATTTGTACGTTTTGCGCCACTGCGTTTTTATATGCGTGTGCACAGATATTGAAACTAGGAGTTAACTAAATGCGTGATATCATTAAATTAATTTGTAGTGGTGATGGCAAGATTGCATGTTCTGGGAACAATCTTTATTCTACTACTAAAAATAAAAAAGCTTCCACTAAAAAGCTTGAGCTTAGAAAATATTGCAAGTATTGCCGCAAGCATACTATCCATAAGGAAAGCAAATAAGCTTTTTCTTTGTAAGAAGGCCGCATTTTTAGGAATGCGGCTTTTTTAATTTGCAAATAAGTTTGAATACTTATTAAGTAGTATTTGGTATTGTTCTGTCTTTTTAAATATTTGCATTCCCTTAGCAAATGCCTGGCTTTTTAGTAGTGCTTTTTCTTGGTCTTCTTTAGAAAAATCAAGTTTTTTAGTAAAAGCAAGATAGACAGGAATTTTGTAGATCTCTGGTTTAAGTTGGATAATATCTTTACTATAGCCTAGTCTTTTTAAATTTTGATGAAAACTAGTGACTTCCCCAAAAAATAAATTCATTCTTCCATTCACAAGCTTTATTGCACTGGCTTCTTCGTTTGCACTCCATTCAAATTGAAACGGAGCTTTAATAATTTCATCTTTATAATGATAGTTTTTTATTAACCCTAAAGAATTATATTTTTTTGCAAGTTTAAGAATATCACCTGTGAAACGGAATTTTTTTAATTTATTTTTTGTAATGAAAAATGCATAAGTAGTTTCACTGAGAATAGAATTTTTATTAAAATAAGCATAACTTTCTCTTTCATCATTTATTGAGATATATGTAATGGCATCGCACTTCCCTTTTTTTACTTGCTCTTGGGCTCTTCCCCAAGGATAGTTTTCAAAATTACAATTCCAATCCAAATTTTTGCAGACAGCGTTGATGAGTTCAATATGAAACCCTGTAAGTTTGCCGTTTTCATGATATTCGTTTGGAATATAATCGATTTCACTGCGAGCTATAGTAATGTTTTCATTGGCATAAGCCTTAAAATAGAAACAAACGAGAATAAAATTGAATAAATTTCTTATCATTAGAATATCCAAACTTAGAGTTTCTGTTATTTAAGAACATGATAGCAAATTTTATGAACAAAAGGAATGAACTCAATTTTATTTTAAATATCACTTTTGAAATATTTTAACTAATAATTGTTTTAGAAATATTTCAAAATCTTCTGGTTTCCACTGTCTTTCAACAACTAATGAGTGATAAAAATTTCTACTAGTTAATGCCCAAAAAATATCACGAGCTGTTTTGAGATCGATTTGCTTACAACTTTCAGAGTCCTGTAAAAATAATTTTACTGTTTCTTCTTGTCTTGAATATCTTCTTTCTTCTAATTCTTTTTGTAATTGATTTAATTCTCCGGAAATTCCTGTTAAACCATGTAAAGTATTTATTAATTCTTTTTCAGCGGAGTAGACTTGTTTTGTCATTTTAGCTGCATGTGCTAATTTTTCGGTTAATGTTATAGACGATTTGGTTTCTATAACCATTTGTGAAAACTCTTCCGCTTCTGTAGCTGAATCCAGTAGTGATTTCAAAATACCAGTTTTAGATTTAAAAAGTGCATAAATGGTAGGCGTTGAGACTCCTGCGGCTAAGGCAATTTGCTGAAGTGTTATTTCAGAATAATTAAATGAAATTAATAAATTTTTTGTAGCTTGCAGAATTCTACTTTTTGTATTGAGGGCTTGTTGTTTTCTATTCTGCCCTTTATATGTGCGTTTCATGGAAATCTCCTTGACTTGTGAATTAGATGAAACTATATTTAATATAGCATACTATATTAAATATAGTTTCATCTAATTCAATCATTTATGAGGAAAAAATGAATAAAAGCAACTTAGAAATAGCAAAGCAATATTATGCATATATTGTGGATAAAAATATCAATAAATTAAGTAGCTTATTACATGAAGAGGTTGAATTTGTCGGACCTATGAGTTCTATTAAAAAGAAAGAAAACGTTTTACAGGCAATTGAAGGTTACGCTCAAATTGTGCAAAATATTGAAATTATAGAATGCTTTACGAATGGTGAGAAAGTAATGTTAACTTATTTGTTAACTTTTCAAAAGATGACTTCCCGTGCAGCCGTACAACTTAATTTTAAAAATCGTTTGATAGAAAAGCTTGAACTTTACTATGATCCTACTCCCTTTATAAATTTTCGAGATAGAATTTTTAGAAATTAAGTAAACAGAAAGATTTATTAAAAATTTAAAGAAAAAAATTAGAAATATTTGGAGATTACATCCTCATAAAGTAATTATAAATCAAAATATTGAAAAATAAAAAATTAATTGTATAAAAATTAATTTCTAAAGATATAAAATTTATTGTTAATTTTTATAGAGAAAGATATCCAAATAAAATAATAATATACTAAAATTACTTTTTAAGTATTGCTTATTGCATTTATTTATAAAAACTTAAAATAAAAATATTTAATTAAAAATTTGACTAAAAAAAATAAAAATATATTAAAATTTTGTTACTTTTTTGATTCTAATTGATTTTCTGTTTACTAATTATTTGACAAAAAATACATGGAGAATATATGAAAAATAGATATATTAATTTGAGTGTATTACTAGGTTGTACCGCTTTTTCTTCAAATTTAGTGGCAAGTGAGATTTATCTGGCATGCGATAAAAATGATGCATTAGTTGTTTATGATAAAACAAACAATGTAGCTAAATATCAAATTAATAATAAATTTTTAATCAGTGAAGTAAAAAGATTTTTACCAAATTTAACACAAAATCAAAAGGATATATTAAAAGAAAATAATACTATTTAGTTTTTGATTGATAATACAATTATGAATGGTAATTATACAAATTTTAATACATCATATTTCTCTCAAGTAACAGAATTAAAGCAAAAAGATACAAATAGAAGCTTCTTGTTTCTTTCTTCTAGGATAAAAAATGGACTTATATTAGAGGTTCATGAATATAACCCAAGTAATTTTTCAATTTCTGCACCTATTACAACAGCGCCTCTTGTGCAATGGAATTTTAAAAAATGTGAGAAAAAAAATACTATAAATTCAGATTATGATCCATTTAATTTTAGTAGCCAAAAAAAGAATCAAAAAAATAATTCGATAGCAAATATTAGACCTACTAATTTATCGGATGTTTCAAAGAAATTATTTGATAGAAGAGTGGCATATTTGAAAGATAAAAATATTGCAGGAATTTTATCTGACTATAGTGATGATGCTCAAGTAATTATCAACGGAAAAGTAATTACAGGAAAAAGTAATATAGAACAAGTGTTTATAAAACTAGCTGCAGCTTCTGCTGCAATAGAAGGATATAATATTAATAAATTTTTGATTTCGGATCAAATTATTTATTTAACATGGAATGTTAAAGTAAATGGGGTAAATTATGATATTGGAAGTGATACTTTTGTAGTTATTAATGGAAAAATTAAATATCAAGTAATTACTGCCGACGAAAAATTATTTAAAAATTTATAAAATTTTATTCACATTTTCTTGGGAAATTTTAATGTAAAAGTTGTGCCTTCATTTATTACGGATTTTACTTTTATTTCCCCTCCATGTTGCTTAACTAAGGAATAGGTTATTGATAATCCCAGCCCAGTTCCTTCACCAATAGGTTTTGTTGTAAAAAAAGGATCAAAAATTTTATCAATATTTTCTGGTTTTATTCCTGAGCCAGTATCTTCAATTGTAATAAAAATATTTTTTTGATCTTCATATTTTGTAAACGTAATCACACCACCGTTTTTCATTGCGTGAATAGCATTTGTAATTAAATTTAAATATATTTGTCCAATTTGCCCTGAATTTCCTAATATTACACCTTCAGAATTTTCTATTTCCCAAACAGTTTGAATATGTTTTTGTTGTAAAAATCCTTTAGCTAGTTTTAAAGTTTTTTCTAATTCTAGAACTAAATTAACATCTGTAAAATGTTCAGTTTTTCCATCTTGGCGGGCAAAACTCAATAAGTTTTCAACAATCTCTTTACATTTTTTAGCACCAATTTCAATTTGTTCTAAATCTTCTTTATGTCTATTGTTCGAATCTATTTCACTGAGTAAAATTTGAGTAAAAGCAAGTACTCCTGCAAGAGGGCTATTTAATTCATGGGCAATACCGCCAGCTAATTTTCCAATGGCGGCTAATTTGTCAGCATGTGCTAAACTTTTTTGTAACTGTTTTTGCAAAGTAACATTTCTATAATGAATAACATATCTACCTTCTTTATGTTCAGGAGTTTTTTCCATAACATGTGCACGAACTGTGAATGTTTCATTTGGAAACAAATGATCTGTTGTCCATTCTATGTCAGGTTTATTAACTTTTGCTTCATTAAGTAAACAGTCGTTGCATGGCTCTTGTTTATTAGCAAAAGCCGAAAAACATTTTTTATTAATTAACGTATTATATGTTGCCTCAGGATTGTATTTTTTTGCAATTTGTAAATAAGCTTTATTAATTCTAAGAATATTATAATGATCATCGATAAACACCAGTGGATCAGCTATGGTGTCGATCATTGCTAGCCACTGATGCTTTAAATCTTCTAAATCTAAATCCTCTAAGTCATTATTTTTTTTCATAAGCTCCGCTCTGATGGACTTTGAAAAATAACTTTAATGATGCAGAGGAGTAGAGCTACCTTTGTTCGCTACTGCGGCTATACCAATTTGGGCATTTTTTAACTTAGTTTCAAGAGCATCATTTGATTCCCAAGCTATTGCATGCAAAAGAACTGTGTCCATATGGTCGACTGGAATAATTTCCAAGTCCTGTAAAATATTTTTAGGAATTTCAAGTAAATCTCGCTCATTTTCTTTAGGAATAATTACTTTTTTAATTCCACCTCTGTGCGCAGCTAATAATTTTTCTTTTAATCCACCGATAGGAAGAACTCTTCCCCGAAGAGTTATTTCACCAGTCATAGCAACTTCACGATTGAATGGTTTTTTGGTCAATGCGCTTACAAGAGCAGTTGCCATAGTTATTCCTGCACTTGGACCATCTTTTGGAATAGCACCTTCAGGAAAATGCACATGGATATCAATTTTAGAATAGAATTCATCTTCTAATCCTAAAAATGCACCTCTAGATCTCACATAAGTAAACGCCGCTTGTGCTGATTCTTGCATGACATCACCAAGTTTACCAGTAATTTTTAAGTTACCTTTTCCTATCATCACAGCTACTTCTGTTACTAAAAGATCACCACCAACCTCGGTGTAGGCAAGACCTTGGCCAACACCTATCTCATTTCTTGACTCTTTTTCACCTATGCTATGTTTTCTAGGGCCAAGATATTTTTGAACTAACGCACCATCAATGAAAGGTCCCTTTAAACCTTCCAAGGAAACAGCTTTTACAGCAGCTTCTGTTTCTTTAGTTTCTTTTGCTTTATTTGATTTTTTATTTATAGTTTTTAGTAAATCACGGGCAATTTTTCGACAAATACTAGAGATTTCTCGTTCTAAATTTCTTACACCTGCTTCTCTTGTATAATAGCGAACAAGTTCTTCCAAAGCAGAATTTTCAAATTTTAGTTCTGATTTTTCTAGTCCATTTGCTTTAATAGACTTTAAGACTAGATGTTGCTGAGCAATATTTATT
The Pigmentibacter ruber genome window above contains:
- a CDS encoding leucyl aminopeptidase family protein, which translates into the protein MKTLSQWLLSSPFNINLQSNEDLKLGVRQPKGVLVKLLTEEYFTENRSHYDFSYRIYGDLKSKTLYPLNDSGKEFFFIFPKEFPKSLGFDMPGKSHYLCYLGSLLSVSLLNLINKNPEIKNFLLEFETNFIDSFSSLKHEFFVGFLQKSISNKLNKNFSQEEKISINVSDINFSQMDIIRSISIHDSMCYTRSFVNMPPNILNPQSYEEFLEIIIDNEKKCLEEKAEIHMEVLSYEALKEQGCGLICAVGQGSLVKPRLIKLTYQPKHIVRKLPKISLIGKGITFDSGGYDIKPSSGMRIMKKDMGGSAAALGIYLACVKLELPVNLTCWLPLAENMISGNAMRPGDVYRAKNGLQIEIDNTDAEGRLVLADAMTFAIQDNPDWLIDLATLTGAARVSLGTMVDSLFGNHKFTTDLLYRTGIETGDWVWNIPLPADYESYLDSNISDLANSGSSGFAGSITAALFLQKFVGNTQWNHIDTYMWCDKPTFLWSEGSGATAKCVRLVTKAIEEYISNL
- a CDS encoding tetratricopeptide repeat protein, which codes for MAKNFLVFLVFVSLSTISCISRMNDYNEDKLLSENSDSTEANRLANNSKLDVLESSGKNHEFRIVDLENQVKKLNYLINDLTQDNNVSKKIISILKNDVSSLTEQLATNKKEIEIIKRGIRSGIFEDQGSGEKQSPANNGLSMLPDLNEGRDMYTEKKESPIIPNVSAMQMKETNLTDPTGPNQLIAEAEIKLRQAQYGEAILELNKLKKNYPNFDDKGHSYLLSSEAWLRLGEYNNVLNELRTYYIKFPNSPELTHAKLLEGQTYEKLNSKSKAALIYQEVITLSPQSIDAQNARDGLLRMRDAK
- a CDS encoding polyprenyl synthetase family protein, which translates into the protein MTDSIQHIENIIKIIENDILESKLAFAQEKICLQEFSEIAEAFQYPLIAGGKRIRPLLTLLCAGSIGGERAIQNARNAALALEMVHTYSLVHDDLPCMDNDDLRRGKPTTHKVYGEAKGLLVGDALLTDAFFHLAHTKCKLTEYLKSLIQELSLCSGANGMITGQWLDISLTGKHDLIWEQIELIHKNKTGKLLGCAFVFGYICGLNVLKTDVIHEHFILNKGKLRQAGEFVGIAFQIIDDILDTTGSSQSLGKTAGKDQAQNKTTSVSILGLEKAQNLASEFTEKAYHLLESVFANFPASSENETYKNLLFYQLEQLLVRKY
- the rpmG gene encoding 50S ribosomal protein L33, whose protein sequence is MRDIIKLICSGDGKIACSGNNLYSTTKNKKASTKKLELRKYCKYCRKHTIHKESK
- a CDS encoding substrate-binding periplasmic protein, yielding MIRNLFNFILVCFYFKAYANENITIARSEIDYIPNEYHENGKLTGFHIELINAVCKNLDWNCNFENYPWGRAQEQVKKGKCDAITYISINDERESYAYFNKNSILSETTYAFFITKNKLKKFRFTGDILKLAKKYNSLGLIKNYHYKDEIIKAPFQFEWSANEEASAIKLVNGRMNLFFGEVTSFHQNLKRLGYSKDIIQLKPEIYKIPVYLAFTKKLDFSKEDQEKALLKSQAFAKGMQIFKKTEQYQILLNKYSNLFAN
- a CDS encoding TetR/AcrR family transcriptional regulator — encoded protein: MKRTYKGQNRKQQALNTKSRILQATKNLLISFNYSEITLQQIALAAGVSTPTIYALFKSKTGILKSLLDSATEAEEFSQMVIETKSSITLTEKLAHAAKMTKQVYSAEKELINTLHGLTGISGELNQLQKELEERRYSRQEETVKLFLQDSESCKQIDLKTARDIFWALTSRNFYHSLVVERQWKPEDFEIFLKQLLVKIFQK
- a CDS encoding nuclear transport factor 2 family protein → MNKSNLEIAKQYYAYIVDKNINKLSSLLHEEVEFVGPMSSIKKKENVLQAIEGYAQIVQNIEIIECFTNGEKVMLTYLLTFQKMTSRAAVQLNFKNRLIEKLELYYDPTPFINFRDRIFRN
- a CDS encoding sensor histidine kinase, with amino-acid sequence MKKNNDLEDLDLEDLKHQWLAMIDTIADPLVFIDDHYNILRINKAYLQIAKKYNPEATYNTLINKKCFSAFANKQEPCNDCLLNEAKVNKPDIEWTTDHLFPNETFTVRAHVMEKTPEHKEGRYVIHYRNVTLQKQLQKSLAHADKLAAIGKLAGGIAHELNSPLAGVLAFTQILLSEIDSNNRHKEDLEQIEIGAKKCKEIVENLLSFARQDGKTEHFTDVNLVLELEKTLKLAKGFLQQKHIQTVWEIENSEGVILGNSGQIGQIYLNLITNAIHAMKNGGVITFTKYEDQKNIFITIEDTGSGIKPENIDKIFDPFFTTKPIGEGTGLGLSITYSLVKQHGGEIKVKSVINEGTTFTLKFPKKM